In Sphingobacterium sp. lm-10, one DNA window encodes the following:
- a CDS encoding VOC family protein, whose protein sequence is MKITGLHHIAIICSDYEKSKAFYTEILGFDIIQEVYREERHSYKLDLAINNHYVIELFSFPNPPARPSRPEASGLRHIAFAVKNVDESVDYLNARNVETEPIRIDEYTGRKFTFFSDPDNLPVEIYEV, encoded by the coding sequence ATGAAAATTACCGGCTTACATCATATTGCAATTATCTGTTCGGACTACGAAAAATCAAAAGCGTTTTATACAGAGATATTGGGGTTTGATATTATTCAAGAGGTGTATCGTGAAGAACGACACTCTTATAAATTGGACTTAGCGATTAATAATCATTATGTAATTGAGCTTTTTTCCTTCCCCAACCCACCGGCAAGACCTAGCAGACCGGAAGCTAGTGGTTTACGGCATATTGCTTTTGCGGTAAAAAATGTGGACGAATCGGTCGATTATTTAAATGCAAGAAATGTGGAGACTGAGCCCATCCGAATTGATGAGTATACCGGTAGAAAATTCACCTTTTTTAGCGATCCGGATAATTTGCCGGTAGAAATTTATGAGGTATAA
- a CDS encoding Ku protein encodes MRAIWTGAIGFGLVNIPIKIFSAIQESQLDLDMLDRKDLSNIRYKRINEKTGKEVVWDNIVKGYLLKDKYIVLEEADFEDALPEKNKMINLQTFVKEADIDSIYFDTPYYLEPQKGGEKAYSLLYKSLEKTGHVGLSTFVMRTTENLAIVRPYDGMLVLNKLRFEEEIRDTNDLKIPKTRIAKAEMDMATKLIKQNSSDFDISGYTNEYSKELLKIIKKKAQGKRASIRKIKVDKENTKASELLAKLKASLG; translated from the coding sequence ATGCGTGCAATCTGGACAGGTGCGATTGGATTTGGTCTGGTCAATATTCCGATCAAAATATTTAGTGCTATACAGGAGAGTCAATTAGACCTGGATATGCTGGATCGTAAAGACCTTTCCAATATTCGCTATAAGCGAATAAATGAGAAGACGGGGAAAGAAGTGGTCTGGGACAATATCGTTAAAGGCTATTTGCTGAAGGATAAGTATATAGTGCTGGAAGAAGCGGATTTCGAAGACGCACTTCCGGAGAAAAATAAGATGATCAACTTACAGACCTTTGTAAAAGAAGCGGACATTGACTCCATTTATTTTGATACGCCCTATTACCTAGAGCCACAGAAAGGGGGAGAGAAAGCGTACTCTTTATTATATAAGTCCCTTGAGAAAACCGGGCATGTGGGTTTAAGCACTTTCGTGATGCGTACCACCGAAAATCTGGCCATTGTACGGCCATATGATGGGATGTTGGTATTAAACAAACTCCGATTTGAAGAGGAAATCAGGGATACAAATGATTTAAAAATTCCAAAAACGCGTATTGCCAAAGCGGAGATGGATATGGCTACCAAACTAATCAAACAGAATAGTTCGGACTTTGATATATCAGGCTATACCAATGAGTACAGTAAAGAATTACTTAAGATTATCAAGAAAAAGGCGCAAGGGAAGCGCGCGAGCATTAGAAAAATCAAGGTAGATAAGGAGAATACCAAAGCATCTGAACTCTTAGCGAAATTGAAGGCTAGCCTCGGTTAA
- a CDS encoding RagB/SusD family nutrient uptake outer membrane protein — translation MKKIVLFLLTPLILTSLSCQRDFDEPNPDMLTTVSFWKSQEDAVKGINAVYSSLNRSDSYYNRGIFFLYLLRSDEGFGSGGDIGLNNNMSFAFTSNNTSNGTWNAIFHANFRANQVISYVPEIAMDETLKKRIIGEAKFIRALNYFNLAVFWGRPPLVLTPLSPTDYPPNATQEQVFAQIEKDLTEAIPDLPLSYTGEELGRVTRGSAYGLLAKTYLQQGKFNEAKLAMDWLVTGEGSSIYGLMDDYADNFKKTAENNRESLYEIQYKENPAENGDDDTNPGISLNTGSSVPKFLAPPNPGPGYADGGARRWIVTLFEQERTADDRRDPRAAASFLYDQTDERGPAFTMVYGQTWQAIYGGNDQRVWFRKLLNDHWKNGESFSSPNNYRMIRYADILLMYAECLNELGQTQSAYPHVDRVRTRVGLRPLSIARPALDQASFREQIRQERTLELAGEGWRYFDLVRWGEFANNLSVLRQRDPEFTNFVQGKHEWYPIPQSDIDNNPNLTQNPGY, via the coding sequence ATGAAAAAAATAGTACTATTTCTACTTACTCCCCTGATCTTGACTAGTCTGAGCTGTCAACGAGATTTTGATGAGCCTAATCCGGATATGCTAACCACAGTATCCTTTTGGAAAAGTCAGGAAGATGCAGTCAAGGGAATCAACGCCGTATACAGTTCATTGAATAGAAGCGATTCCTATTACAACCGAGGCATATTCTTCCTGTACTTATTGCGTTCGGACGAAGGCTTTGGATCTGGCGGAGATATCGGTTTGAACAATAATATGTCGTTTGCTTTTACCAGTAATAATACGAGCAACGGCACTTGGAATGCCATATTTCACGCGAACTTCCGAGCTAATCAGGTCATTAGCTATGTGCCGGAGATTGCCATGGATGAAACATTGAAGAAACGCATCATTGGGGAAGCAAAGTTTATCCGTGCGCTGAATTATTTTAATCTGGCGGTGTTCTGGGGACGTCCGCCTTTGGTGTTGACGCCGCTGTCGCCAACAGATTATCCGCCTAATGCCACACAGGAACAAGTCTTCGCACAAATTGAAAAAGACCTGACGGAAGCCATCCCCGATCTTCCCTTATCGTATACTGGTGAAGAGCTTGGGCGTGTGACACGCGGCAGTGCTTACGGCTTATTGGCCAAAACCTATTTACAACAAGGAAAATTTAACGAAGCCAAGTTAGCTATGGATTGGCTGGTAACAGGTGAGGGCAGCTCGATCTATGGATTGATGGATGATTATGCAGATAATTTTAAGAAAACCGCGGAGAACAATCGGGAATCTCTCTACGAAATCCAGTACAAAGAAAATCCGGCAGAGAACGGGGATGATGATACCAACCCAGGCATTAGCCTGAATACAGGATCTTCAGTGCCCAAGTTTTTAGCCCCTCCTAATCCGGGCCCGGGCTATGCAGATGGTGGCGCCAGAAGGTGGATTGTTACGCTATTTGAGCAGGAGCGCACAGCAGACGATCGACGTGACCCACGTGCGGCAGCAAGTTTCCTGTATGATCAGACCGACGAGCGTGGACCGGCATTTACCATGGTGTATGGACAAACCTGGCAGGCCATCTACGGTGGAAACGATCAACGGGTATGGTTTCGCAAATTGTTGAACGACCATTGGAAGAACGGGGAAAGCTTTAGTTCGCCTAACAATTATCGCATGATTCGCTATGCCGACATTTTGTTGATGTATGCGGAATGTCTGAATGAATTAGGACAAACGCAGAGCGCCTATCCGCATGTAGATCGGGTGCGCACACGCGTAGGTTTGCGTCCACTCAGCATTGCCAGGCCGGCATTGGATCAGGCCAGCTTCCGTGAGCAGATACGGCAGGAGCGCACCTTGGAATTAGCAGGTGAAGGATGGCGCTATTTTGATCTGGTAAGATGGGGCGAGTTCGCCAATAACCTCTCCGTTTTGCGGCAGCGTGATCCCGAATTTACCAATTTTGTACAAGGCAAGCATGAGTGGTACCCCATTCCTCAATCTGACATTGATAACAATCCAAACCTGACCCAAAACCCAGGTTATTAA
- a CDS encoding cation:proton antiporter, whose translation MVNLAIHGFTLPVEDPIIKFLIELVIILFIPILLNKIKVPHLLGLIIAGAIVGPNGFNVLLRDSSVVVIGTTGLLYIMFLAGLEIDMGDFKKNKWKSITFSMYTFIVPFVLGLIGGYYVLGFSVLTTVLFASLFSSHTLIVYPLVSSLGVTKKISVNVTVGGTMITDVLSLLVLAVVVGMTQGEVGTAFWVQLSVSMILFSVIVLFVFPIIARWFFKTIHDKISQYIFVIVIIYLGALLAELAGIEAIIGAFFAGLALNRLIPHTSPLMNRVEFVGNALFIPFFLISVGMLIDFRAFISSWETLGVASVMLVASIGGKYAAARLTQSTFRFTKDEGMLIFGMSSASAAATLAAVLVGYNVILGESPDGEPIRLLNEHVLNGSILLILVSCTISSFISMSSAQRIAEAENEKTVSDSDGQEEKILMPINNEEMTQKMINLGLLIKNKGTKQGVYVMNVINEETKESSLKNAEKILDNAVKLGASADTLITPIKRYDSSVVSGINNVIKENDVTDLIIGLQKERGFTPSFVYNLYNGYLKNEHVNLMLYHAIQPLSTIKNYVVLIPPRADREPGFFYALLRIWNIAKNSGATMQFHATASMILVLQRILKKSNIEAQMNEIETWEEAQQQAEDLGRDQGLIIVMADRNLFNYSSQMHAVPDYLNKQSVDNNYILIYPFSKERNITQESRSVNNINDFATIGKLISKVFK comes from the coding sequence ATGGTAAACTTAGCTATACACGGATTCACCTTGCCGGTGGAAGATCCTATCATCAAGTTTTTAATTGAGCTGGTGATCATCCTTTTCATTCCGATACTATTAAACAAAATCAAAGTTCCGCACCTGCTTGGACTTATCATTGCAGGTGCTATCGTTGGTCCAAATGGGTTTAATGTGTTGCTGCGCGACAGCAGTGTGGTAGTGATTGGCACCACCGGTCTGCTCTATATCATGTTTCTTGCCGGCTTGGAGATCGACATGGGCGACTTTAAAAAGAATAAGTGGAAGAGTATCACTTTCTCTATGTATACGTTTATTGTCCCTTTTGTATTGGGGTTGATAGGAGGGTATTATGTGCTCGGCTTTTCTGTACTCACCACCGTATTATTTGCCAGTCTTTTCTCTTCTCACACCTTGATTGTCTATCCATTGGTTAGTAGTTTGGGCGTCACAAAAAAAATATCGGTTAATGTCACCGTGGGTGGTACGATGATTACCGATGTATTATCTTTATTAGTGCTGGCCGTGGTCGTCGGGATGACGCAAGGCGAAGTAGGTACTGCTTTTTGGGTGCAGCTATCCGTTTCTATGATCCTGTTTTCGGTCATTGTGTTGTTTGTCTTCCCGATTATAGCACGTTGGTTCTTCAAAACGATACACGATAAAATTTCTCAATATATTTTCGTGATCGTCATCATATACCTAGGGGCGCTATTGGCTGAGTTGGCAGGTATAGAAGCCATTATAGGTGCCTTCTTTGCTGGGCTAGCCTTAAACCGATTGATTCCGCATACCTCACCCTTAATGAATCGGGTAGAATTCGTAGGTAATGCATTATTTATACCATTTTTCTTAATAAGTGTGGGTATGCTGATCGACTTCCGTGCTTTTATCAGTAGCTGGGAAACATTGGGTGTCGCTTCTGTGATGTTAGTAGCTTCTATTGGAGGTAAATATGCCGCAGCTAGGCTTACCCAATCTACTTTCCGCTTTACCAAAGACGAGGGTATGCTCATTTTTGGGATGAGCTCGGCTTCTGCGGCCGCTACTTTAGCCGCCGTGTTAGTTGGTTATAATGTGATCCTGGGCGAATCACCCGATGGTGAACCCATTCGCTTACTCAATGAACATGTTTTGAATGGCAGTATTTTATTAATTCTCGTTTCCTGCACCATCTCCTCGTTCATTTCGATGTCGAGTGCGCAACGTATTGCAGAAGCAGAAAATGAGAAAACTGTCTCGGATAGTGATGGTCAGGAAGAGAAGATCTTGATGCCGATCAATAACGAGGAAATGACTCAGAAGATGATTAATCTGGGTTTGCTGATTAAAAACAAAGGCACCAAACAAGGCGTGTATGTTATGAATGTAATCAATGAGGAAACCAAAGAATCCTCCTTGAAAAATGCCGAAAAGATATTGGATAATGCGGTGAAATTAGGCGCATCAGCCGATACGCTGATTACGCCAATCAAGCGATACGATAGTTCGGTGGTTTCTGGCATCAACAATGTGATTAAAGAAAATGATGTCACGGATCTCATCATCGGGTTGCAAAAAGAGCGCGGATTTACGCCGTCGTTTGTCTACAATCTTTATAATGGTTATTTGAAAAATGAGCATGTCAACCTGATGCTATATCATGCCATACAGCCACTTTCTACTATCAAGAATTATGTAGTGCTAATACCGCCTCGTGCAGATCGGGAGCCCGGTTTCTTTTATGCGTTGTTGCGGATTTGGAATATTGCTAAAAACTCTGGTGCAACCATGCAATTTCATGCCACTGCTTCGATGATATTAGTGTTGCAAAGAATTCTGAAGAAATCCAATATAGAAGCCCAAATGAATGAAATCGAGACATGGGAAGAGGCACAACAGCAGGCGGAAGACCTAGGTCGAGATCAAGGACTCATCATCGTGATGGCCGATCGAAATCTATTTAACTACTCATCACAGATGCACGCGGTACCTGATTATTTGAATAAACAATCGGTTGATAATAATTACATCTTAATCTATCCTTTCTCCAAAGAACGAAACATCACGCAGGAATCAAGGTCGGTAAACAATATCAATGATTTTGCTACGATTGGTAAGCTTATCTCGAAGGTTTTTAAATAA
- the ligD gene encoding DNA ligase D → MTALKEYNDKRNFESTKEPTGTSGKKGTKKLRFVVQRHHASRLHYDFRLEMDGVLKSWAIPKGPSLNPDDKRLAVMVEDHPLSYRTFEGEIPKGNYGFGTVRIFDKGYYTPLDKSLGEKELLQQLESGSLKIVLHGKKLKGEFALVRMKHAKDENAWLLIKHADKYAIKDSYDAEDEVNASEKAAGTLFRKQASRKAPSKKEQTVDVLESDSYMPMLATLASSVTDSDDWIFEQKLDGFRSIAHVSHKAVLLRSRNDKDFNQQFPSIVKDLQKTDRTVILDGEIVAEDAKGKTRFQLLQNGEPLPARYKLYYYVFDMLMLDDNDLRDFPLIERKDLLKRWLQRLDMPSIRLLEIVGTSEKDALEVAKENDWEGVMAKQTDSRYGSGKRSDSWRKLKLQQSQEAIIVGFTAPSGSRIGFGALVLAVLQDHKYQYIGNVGTGFSDEQLKNLTTEFKKIIVKKKPFDSSVKVANERKVTWMKPKLIAEINFAEWTADGHLRHPVFKALRSDKKLPEIKRVHPIIEIANERELIFGRKKLQLTNQKKMYWPEEGISKGDLVHYYEQVAALMLPFLKDKPISLNRFPNGIHEASFFQKDLDRNTGPNWLKTVSLTSESTGKSVNYLICNDIPTLLWIANMGSIEINPWLESYRKKTKPVFGVLDLDPNGADFKEVVAVANTAHEILNNAAIESFIKTSGSTGLHIYIHMGEQYSFDVVRDFLEMLAELIHEQHPDTTSLERAPNKRKNKIYLDYMQNKRAQTVVAPYSVRPKPNATVSTPLDWSEVNDELTIGQFTIKTVLDRIESKKDPWADIFAQKANLKKAINSF, encoded by the coding sequence ATGACTGCGCTGAAGGAATACAACGATAAACGGAATTTTGAATCCACGAAAGAGCCAACTGGCACTAGTGGCAAGAAGGGTACTAAAAAATTACGTTTTGTAGTGCAGCGACACCATGCTTCACGTTTGCATTACGATTTCCGGCTGGAAATGGATGGTGTATTAAAAAGTTGGGCTATTCCCAAAGGTCCGTCGTTAAACCCCGATGATAAGCGCTTAGCAGTCATGGTAGAAGATCATCCTTTGAGCTACCGCACATTTGAAGGAGAAATACCAAAAGGCAACTATGGATTTGGTACTGTTCGTATTTTCGACAAAGGTTATTACACCCCATTGGATAAATCCCTTGGCGAGAAAGAGTTGTTACAGCAGCTGGAAAGCGGGAGCTTAAAGATCGTACTGCACGGCAAAAAGCTCAAAGGCGAATTTGCTTTGGTCCGTATGAAACATGCCAAGGACGAAAATGCCTGGCTACTCATAAAACATGCGGATAAGTACGCGATCAAGGATAGCTATGATGCCGAAGATGAGGTCAATGCCAGCGAAAAAGCAGCAGGAACACTATTCCGAAAACAAGCATCTCGAAAGGCACCGAGTAAAAAAGAACAGACTGTTGACGTTTTAGAATCGGACTCTTACATGCCTATGTTAGCGACGTTAGCTTCTAGCGTGACGGATAGTGACGATTGGATCTTCGAGCAAAAGCTCGACGGTTTCCGCAGCATAGCACATGTATCTCATAAAGCGGTGCTACTTCGCTCCCGTAATGACAAGGATTTCAACCAACAGTTTCCCTCCATCGTCAAAGATCTTCAAAAAACCGACAGAACAGTTATTCTCGATGGCGAAATTGTAGCAGAAGACGCTAAAGGAAAAACCCGCTTTCAATTACTACAAAACGGTGAACCACTGCCTGCACGCTATAAGTTATATTACTATGTTTTTGATATGCTGATGCTAGACGATAACGATCTACGTGATTTTCCATTGATAGAACGCAAAGATCTCTTGAAACGTTGGCTTCAACGATTAGATATGCCCAGTATAAGGCTGTTAGAAATCGTGGGTACATCAGAGAAGGATGCTTTGGAAGTAGCAAAGGAAAACGATTGGGAAGGTGTAATGGCCAAACAAACTGATAGCCGCTATGGATCGGGCAAACGAAGCGACTCTTGGCGCAAACTAAAGTTACAGCAATCGCAAGAAGCCATCATTGTTGGATTTACTGCTCCATCAGGCAGTAGAATTGGATTTGGAGCACTTGTTCTGGCGGTTCTGCAAGATCACAAATATCAATACATTGGCAATGTGGGCACTGGATTTAGTGACGAACAGCTGAAAAATCTGACTACTGAATTTAAGAAGATCATCGTAAAGAAAAAACCTTTTGACTCCTCCGTAAAAGTAGCGAATGAAAGGAAAGTGACCTGGATGAAGCCTAAGTTGATAGCGGAAATTAATTTTGCAGAATGGACGGCAGATGGACATCTGAGGCATCCTGTTTTTAAGGCCTTGCGCAGCGACAAGAAGTTACCCGAAATTAAACGCGTACATCCAATAATAGAAATAGCGAATGAACGTGAACTGATTTTTGGAAGAAAGAAACTTCAGCTCACCAATCAGAAAAAAATGTATTGGCCAGAAGAAGGAATCTCGAAGGGAGATTTGGTTCATTACTATGAACAAGTCGCTGCGCTAATGCTTCCTTTTCTAAAAGATAAGCCGATATCCTTAAACCGCTTTCCCAATGGCATTCACGAAGCCAGTTTTTTTCAGAAAGATCTAGATAGGAATACTGGACCGAATTGGCTAAAGACGGTGAGCTTAACATCAGAATCGACGGGAAAATCCGTCAATTACCTCATCTGTAATGACATACCCACTTTGCTTTGGATTGCCAACATGGGTTCTATTGAGATCAACCCCTGGCTAGAAAGCTACCGCAAGAAAACCAAACCTGTATTTGGCGTACTTGATTTGGATCCTAATGGTGCTGATTTTAAAGAAGTAGTTGCTGTAGCTAATACGGCGCACGAGATCTTGAACAACGCTGCCATCGAAAGTTTTATCAAAACTTCTGGTTCGACCGGTTTACATATTTATATACATATGGGTGAGCAATACTCATTTGATGTGGTTCGGGATTTTTTAGAAATGCTCGCCGAATTGATACATGAACAGCATCCGGATACCACTAGTCTGGAACGTGCACCCAATAAGCGAAAAAATAAGATATACTTGGATTACATGCAAAACAAACGTGCCCAGACAGTCGTAGCTCCATACTCTGTGCGGCCTAAGCCCAATGCCACCGTGTCCACACCATTAGATTGGTCTGAAGTAAACGACGAGCTCACGATCGGTCAATTCACGATAAAGACGGTATTGGATCGAATTGAGTCCAAGAAAGACCCCTGGGCTGATATTTTTGCGCAGAAGGCGAACTTGAAAAAGGCTATAAACTCCTTTTAA
- a CDS encoding SusC/RagA family TonB-linked outer membrane protein produces the protein MRQIAALLGLLSTAVIPLGSMQANATSLTVPYRRTLSSKIEHYHIVQAAFSVKGSVQDANGQPIQGVSVREKNANNETITQANGSYQLQVSSDTATLIFSFVGYQSQEIALSRRATVNITLQTNDSDIDEVVVIGYQSIRRKDLTGAASVVETQNTSAKVARSLPEALQGQASGLVVRNSGGPGQGAVVNIRGLSTLYGNASPLYVIDGMLADPNVTVNPNDIESVQVLKDASAAAIYGARSANGVIIITTKQGKSGPMVVNASGRYSVSSLPNTFDMMNGPEYVAMNRQAYENAGYTQQQSVANYDGTDVNWGDEVFRTGAIQDYSVSLSGGGPTSKYFMSGSYFKDVGTMIERKFDRAALRINTEGSKGRVRVGENLMVSTSYGRSPFSGGAFGGNPFYDAFSMLPIIPVQDFAFISDANPGGWGIGSNNARTYSRNQVAQAYITNSSYNYVKLLGNLYGEVDILDWLRYRVNAGVETSFDKNTALRGKGIWYWNQIDPPTRIDEDRSQFLSYLFEHTLNFNKTLDKHQINGVVGYTQQTIGRESIGAGKTDLLAASDQYFTTINSATGESISSGSRGRNFIDSWLGRLNYTYDDRYLATFTFRSDKDSRFSKPYRTGFFPSGALAWRLSNEDFYDISWLPELKLRGSYGVLGAANLGNYQYLGLINQAPRAIFGSGEQTAQVGATQVSLVDPNLRWEQKATLNVGFDAALFNPQFNVSFNAFRSVTKDVLLYLPLPGYLGTVGGGGILTNIGSIENKGLELELSYRPMRQPEKSFTWDISGNFSIIRNKVLELGNLGIDPTTGLPRNYIQSGNTRTQVGRSIGEYYLLLTDGLFQNQEEINAHRAQAGIAQPGDVRYVNLLDRGTNNDITPDDRTYAGTPWPMFTSGIQWNAYYKNFTLNLQMYGVYGTKLYNDLRRDFDGMGYSNYRRGIVPWTAENPTDFPRLGVSYTSNTPGDPAVDQGIISNVRGDSDRWLENGSYLRLSNVQIGYNLPQSLLQRLHIPAMQVYVSGQNLLTITNYSGLDPDVVGANANLEPGVDVGGWPPNRIISFGISLGL, from the coding sequence ATGAGACAAATTGCAGCCCTGCTGGGCTTGTTGTCGACCGCGGTAATTCCGTTAGGGTCGATGCAGGCAAATGCTACCTCATTAACCGTTCCTTACCGCCGCACGCTCAGCAGTAAAATAGAGCACTATCACATCGTACAGGCTGCTTTTTCTGTGAAAGGAAGCGTGCAAGATGCTAACGGACAACCTATCCAAGGCGTATCTGTTCGGGAAAAGAATGCTAATAATGAAACGATTACACAAGCAAATGGCAGTTACCAACTCCAAGTGAGCAGCGATACCGCTACGCTGATCTTTTCCTTTGTAGGCTATCAATCGCAAGAAATCGCCCTGTCGCGTAGGGCGACGGTAAACATCACCTTACAAACCAATGATAGCGACATCGATGAGGTCGTGGTTATTGGTTATCAATCCATCCGAAGAAAGGACTTAACCGGAGCAGCGTCTGTGGTAGAAACACAAAACACCTCTGCCAAGGTGGCGCGCTCCCTGCCAGAAGCATTGCAGGGGCAAGCTTCTGGATTGGTCGTCCGAAATTCAGGTGGCCCCGGTCAGGGGGCGGTGGTCAACATTCGGGGATTAAGCACCTTGTATGGCAATGCCAGTCCGTTGTACGTTATTGACGGCATGCTAGCCGATCCGAATGTAACGGTCAACCCCAATGATATTGAAAGTGTGCAGGTACTTAAAGATGCTTCTGCGGCAGCAATCTATGGTGCACGCTCTGCCAATGGTGTAATCATCATCACGACTAAACAGGGAAAATCAGGTCCTATGGTGGTGAATGCCTCTGGGCGCTACAGTGTCTCGAGCTTGCCAAATACGTTTGATATGATGAACGGGCCGGAATACGTGGCCATGAATCGGCAGGCCTACGAGAATGCGGGCTACACGCAACAGCAGTCTGTAGCGAATTACGATGGCACGGATGTCAATTGGGGCGACGAAGTATTTCGTACCGGTGCCATCCAGGATTACAGTGTATCCTTATCTGGCGGAGGACCGACGTCCAAATATTTCATGTCTGGATCGTATTTCAAAGACGTGGGTACCATGATCGAACGTAAATTTGACCGCGCAGCCCTAAGGATCAATACCGAGGGTTCGAAAGGACGCGTCCGCGTTGGTGAAAACCTGATGGTATCTACTTCCTATGGTCGCTCACCCTTTTCTGGCGGTGCATTCGGTGGGAATCCATTTTATGATGCCTTTAGCATGCTCCCGATTATACCTGTTCAGGATTTTGCATTTATCAGTGATGCCAATCCAGGAGGCTGGGGTATCGGTTCCAACAATGCACGTACTTATTCACGCAATCAGGTAGCGCAAGCTTATATCACCAATTCATCTTATAATTATGTCAAGCTATTAGGTAATTTGTACGGTGAAGTAGATATCCTGGATTGGCTGCGGTACCGAGTCAATGCCGGTGTGGAAACCAGTTTCGACAAAAATACAGCACTCCGTGGAAAGGGTATCTGGTACTGGAATCAAATCGATCCGCCTACCCGCATTGATGAAGATCGCTCGCAGTTCTTGAGTTATCTCTTCGAACATACCTTGAATTTTAATAAAACCCTGGATAAACATCAAATTAATGGGGTAGTGGGCTATACACAGCAAACTATAGGTCGGGAATCTATTGGTGCCGGTAAGACCGACCTATTGGCCGCTTCCGATCAGTATTTTACCACCATCAATTCTGCTACAGGGGAGAGTATTTCTTCCGGTAGCCGGGGTCGGAATTTTATAGACTCCTGGTTGGGTCGTTTAAATTATACCTATGATGATCGTTACCTGGCCACCTTCACCTTTCGCTCCGACAAAGATTCTCGCTTTTCCAAGCCATACCGTACTGGCTTCTTCCCATCCGGCGCATTGGCGTGGCGCCTTAGCAACGAAGATTTTTATGACATCAGCTGGTTACCCGAGCTAAAGTTACGAGGATCGTATGGCGTTTTGGGTGCGGCAAACCTAGGAAACTACCAATACTTGGGGCTAATTAATCAGGCGCCACGCGCCATCTTTGGCTCTGGCGAACAAACCGCTCAAGTAGGTGCCACGCAAGTGAGTCTGGTAGACCCGAATCTGCGTTGGGAACAAAAAGCCACGCTAAACGTGGGTTTTGATGCGGCGCTTTTCAACCCGCAGTTCAATGTGTCTTTCAACGCATTTCGATCCGTCACCAAAGATGTACTCTTGTATTTGCCACTTCCAGGATACCTGGGCACAGTTGGCGGAGGCGGAATTTTAACCAATATTGGCTCCATAGAAAATAAAGGTCTTGAACTAGAGCTAAGCTACCGCCCAATGCGCCAGCCTGAAAAGAGTTTTACCTGGGATATTTCTGGAAACTTCAGCATCATCCGTAATAAAGTGCTGGAGTTAGGTAACCTCGGAATCGATCCGACTACCGGATTGCCGCGCAACTACATACAGTCTGGCAATACACGTACGCAAGTGGGGCGTTCGATCGGAGAATATTACCTGCTTCTTACCGACGGACTTTTTCAGAATCAAGAAGAAATTAATGCGCATCGCGCACAGGCTGGCATTGCGCAGCCTGGCGATGTACGCTACGTGAACCTATTGGATCGTGGTACGAATAACGACATTACACCAGATGATCGTACCTATGCCGGTACGCCTTGGCCCATGTTTACTTCAGGCATACAGTGGAATGCATACTATAAAAATTTCACGCTAAACCTGCAGATGTATGGTGTATACGGTACCAAATTGTACAATGACTTGCGTCGCGATTTTGATGGTATGGGCTATTCCAATTATCGCCGTGGCATTGTGCCGTGGACCGCGGAGAACCCAACCGATTTCCCTCGTTTAGGCGTTTCTTATACCAGCAATACGCCTGGTGATCCAGCGGTTGATCAAGGTATTATTTCCAATGTACGTGGCGACAGTGATCGCTGGCTGGAGAATGGCTCTTACTTGCGGTTAAGTAATGTGCAAATCGGTTATAATCTGCCACAATCGCTTTTGCAACGCTTGCACATACCCGCTATGCAGGTGTATGTAAGCGGACAAAACCTATTAACCATTACCAATTACTCTGGTCTTGATCCGGATGTGGTAGGCGCAAATGCCAATTTAGAGCCAGGTGTTGATGTCGGTGGCTGGCCGCCAAACCGCATCATCTCTTTTGGCATATCACTAGGACTTTAA